The following coding sequences are from one Sander lucioperca isolate FBNREF2018 chromosome 2, SLUC_FBN_1.2, whole genome shotgun sequence window:
- the slc16a6b gene encoding solute carrier family 16 member 6b: MTMPHSQRCLGPKVYPEVPDGGWGWAVATAFFFVEVCTYGTLKSLGVFLQDLMEEFGESNSRVSWVISICVFIFTFTAPLSTMLSNRFGCRRVVMMGGFLISLGTISSAFTNSINEMYITIGVVSGLGYCFSFLPTVTILAQYFSRRRALVTSVASSGESFAVFAFAPAFTILKEHIGWRYCLVILGTVQASVIGCGLLLRPIIIEPEPAQEDSESDKESLSLKQLQTAYELENEQTRTSISSGVSQGSGDSGVTSLSTSDGDLRTAGAESKALKEWEVQDKEGREPSLSTPPTPGKEMDEAGPLHPSRTKLLDFSVLKDRAFICYSLFGLFATLGFFAPQLYIIELSKSRGVEPSMASYMLSVMAVAEIFGRLSIGLVLNRVQCRKISVLLGCVVLLCLVLVAFTLVWEFWGLVVCCALYGYFMGTVGSTHIPMLAEEDVVGIQKMASSVGVYVFIQSFAGLAGPPLGGVLVDVTKNYGAAFYSCAAGMGLSAVCLALVGPAKSGMCQRQSRNKETGRSEEEEEKMSQDSGQADFLEVDLALEYSPVRHAVDQDNASVI; the protein is encoded by the exons ATGACGATGCCCCATTCCCAGCGTTGTTTGGGTCCAAAAGTTTACCCAGAGGTGCCCGATGGCGGCTGGGGCTGGGCTGTGGCCACGGCCTTCTTCTTCGTGGAGGTCTGCACCTATGGGACCCTCAAGAGCCTGGGGGTCTTCCTCCAGGATCTGATGGAAGAGTTTGGGGAGAGCAACAGCCGAGTGTCCTGGGTTATTTCCATCTGTGTCTTCATCTTTACCTTCACTG CCCCCCTGTCCACGATGCTGAGCAACCGCTTCGGCTGCCGGCGCGTGGTGATGATGGGAGGCTTCCTCATCAGCCTGGGAACCATCAGCTCCGCCTTCACCAACTCCATCAACGAGATGTACATCACCATCGGTGTTGTCTCAG GCCTCGGCTACTGCTTCAGCTTCCTTCCCACCGTCACCATCCTCGCCCAGTACTTCTCCAGACGCCGGGCCCTCGTTACCTCTGTCGCTTCCTCGGGGGAATCCTTCGCCGTATTCGCATTTGCTCCAG CTTTCACTATACTGAAGGAACACATTGGCTGGCGCTACTGTCTGGTCATCCTCGGCACCGTACAGGcttctgtgattggctgtgggCTTCTCCTCCGTCCAATCATTATTGAGCCAGAGCCTGCACAGGAGGACAGTGAATCAGACaaagagtctctctctctgaagcagctgcagactgcttaCGAGCTGGAGAACGAGCAAACCAGGACCTCCATCAGTTCAGGGGTCTCCCAGGGTTCAGGGGACTCGGGTGTCACCTCCCTCTCTACCTCAGACGGAGATCTAAGGACTGCAGGAGCTGAAAGCAAGGCTCTGAAGGAGTGGGAGGTGCAGGACAAAGAGGGCAGGGAGCCGTCTCTGTCCACACCTCCCACCCCAGGCAAGGAGATGGATGAGGCAGGTCCTCTCCATCCTTCCAGAACCAAACTTCTGGACTTCTCTGTGCTTAAAGACAGGGCCTTTATCTGTTACTCCCTGTTCGGCTTGTTTGCCACACTGGGCTTCTTCGCCCCGCAGCTCTACATCATCGAGCTGAGCAAGAGCCGGGGCGTGGAGCCCAGCATGGCCTCCTACATGCTCTCTGTGATGGCTGTGGCCGAGATCTTCGGCCGCTTGTCCATCGGGCTGGTGTTGAACAGAGTCCAGTGCAGGAAGATCTCGGTGCTGCTGGGCTGTGTGGTTCTGCTGTGCCTGGTGCTGGTGGCCTTCACTCTAGTGTGGGAGTTCTGGGGCCTGGTGGTCTGCTGCGCCCTCTATGGCTACTTCATGGGCACCGTAGGCTCCACTCACATCCCCATGCTGGCGGAGGAGGACGTGGTGGGCATCCAGAAGATGGCTTCATCTGTGGGAGTGTATGTCTTCATCCAGAGCTTTGCTGGGCTGGCAGGGCCACCCCTTGGAG GTGTGTTGGTGGACGTCACCAAGAACTACGGTGCTGCCTTCTACTCCTGTGCGGCGGGCATGGGCCTCAGCGCCGTTTGCCTGGCTCTGGTCGGCCCCGCCAAGTCTGGCATGTGCCAAAGACAGAGCAGAAACAAAGAGACAGGCAGGAgcgaagaggaagaggagaaaatgTCTCAGGACAGCGGCCAGGCTGACTTTTTGGAGGTGGACTTGGCCCTGGAGTACAGTCCGGTCAGACATGCTGTGGATCAGGACAACGCCTCTGTAATATGA